From the Daucus carota subsp. sativus chromosome 8, DH1 v3.0, whole genome shotgun sequence genome, one window contains:
- the LOC108197596 gene encoding glyoxylase I 4 yields the protein MYIGSRLIASVPMASCATSFLTILPNNQVNHVTLSTIATYTPLKRNLQKSIGNGRNQGHCLRTKVKTSIDADVLAKDSTTSESVDDNSDFGVVNMHHVGLLCENLERSLDFYQNLLGLKINEARPHDKLPYRGAWLWVGSEMIHLMELPNPDPYTGRPEHGGRDRHTCIAIRDVSKLKAILDKAGIPYTLSRSGRPAIFTRDPDTNALEFTQVDC from the exons ATGTATATCGGTTCTAGACTTATAGCTAGTGTTCCAATGGCATCCTGTGCAACTTCATTTCTCACAATTCTTCCCAACAACCAG GTGAATCATGTTACGCTCAGCACCATTGCCACATATACACCATTaaaaagaaatttacagaaaTCTATAGGAAATGGTAGAAACCAAGGGCATTGTCTGCGGACAAAAGTGAAAACGTCTATAGATGCAGATGTACTTGCCAAAGATTCTACCACTTCTGAGTCTGTTGATGATAACAGTG ATTTTGGAGTTGTTAACATGCATCACGTGGGATTGTTATGTGAAAATCTTGAGCGGTCGCTTGATTTCTATCAGAACCTTCTTG GTCTCAAAATAAATGAGGCACGGCCACATGATAAGCTACCATACAGGGGTGCATGGCTGTGGGTGGGTTCTGAGATGATTCATCTGATGGAGCTTCCTAATCCTGATCCATACACTGGGCGGCCTGAGCATGGGGGTCGAGATAGGCATACTTGTATTGCAATTCGAGATGTGTCTAAGCTTAAGGCAATCCTTGACAAGGCTG GTATTCCGTATACACTCAGTCGCTCTGGGAGACCAGCGATTTTCACACGAGACCCGGATACTAATGCACTCGAATTTACACAAGTGGATTGCTGA
- the LOC108197060 gene encoding lycopene epsilon cyclase, chloroplastic (The RefSeq protein has 3 substitutions compared to this genomic sequence) translates to MESYCIGGRNFTTMAVFSTCPTWRRPRRKRLRRSNVKVSCGRKSEMRCVKEVISCVAVVEDEEFADEEDFVKAGGSELLFVQMQRNKAMDTQSKLAHKLPRIPIRDSVLDLVVIGCGPAGLALAAESAKLGLRVGLIGPDLPFTNNYGVWEDEFIDLGLEGCIEHVWRDTIVYLDDGDPIMIGRAYGRVSRHLLHEELLKRCVESGVSYLSSKVEKIIEAGDGHSLVECENNIVIPCRLATVASGAASGKLLQYEVGGPRVSVQTAYGVEVEVENNPYDPSLMVFMDYRDYTKQKVPGMEAEYPTFLYVMPMSPTRIFFEETCLASKDAMPFDLLKKKLMSRLQTMGIRVAKTYEEEWSYIPVGGSLPNTEQKNLAFGAAASMVHPATGYSVVRSLSEAPNYAAVIANILKSSQMNGMINYGRYTENISMQAWKTLWPQERKRQRAFFLFGLALILQLDIDGIRTFFQTFFRLPTWMWQGFLGSSLSSVDLVLFAFYMFIIAPHHLRMSLVRHLLSDPTGATMVKTYLTA, encoded by the exons ATGGAGTCGTACTGCATAGGTGGCCGGAACTTCACAACAATGGCGGTGTTCTCGACGTGTCCGACGTGGAGGCGACCGAGGAGGAAGAGGCTGAGAAGGAGTAATGTGAAGGTGAGTTGTGGAAGGAAGAGTGAGATGAGGTGTGTGAAGGAGGTTAGTAGTTGTGTTGCTGTTGTTGAAGATGAGGAGTTTGCTGATAAGGAGGATTTTGTTAAAGCCGGTGGCTCGGAGCTTTTGTTTGTTCAAATGCAGCGGAATAAGGCTATGGATACTCAGTCTAAACTTGCCCATAAA TTGCCGCGAATACCTATTAGAGATAGTGTATTGGATTTGGTGGTTATTGGTTGTGGTCCTGCTGGTCTTGCTCTTGCTGCAGAATCAGCTAAGCTTGGTCTGAGAGTTGGGCTTATTGGTCCTGATCTTCCCTTTACTAATAATTATGGTGTATGGGAGGATGAATTTATAG ATCTTGGACTTGAAGGGTGTATTGAGCATGTTTGGCGGGATACTATTGTATATCTTGATGATGGTGATCCTATTATGATTGGCCGTGCTTACGGAAGAGTTAGTCGCCATTTGCTTCATGAAGAATTGCTTAAAAG GTGTGTCGAGTCAGGTGTTTCGTATCTTAGCTCAAAAGTTGAAAAGATTATTGAAGCTGGAGATGGCCACAGCCTGGTTGAGTGTGAAAATAATATTGTCATTCCATGCAG GCTTGCTACTGTTGCATCTGGAGCAGCTTCTGGGAAACTTTTGCAGTATGAGGTTGGGGGTCCCAGAGTTTCTGTCCAAACAGCTTATGGTGTCGAGGTTGAG GTGGAAAACAATCCATATGATCCCAGTCTAATGGTTTTCATGGATTACAGAGATTATACCAAACAAAAAGTTCCAGGCGTGGAGGCAGAATATCCAACATTTCTTTATGTGATGCCCATGTCCCCAACAAGGATTTTCTTTGAG GAGACATGTTTGGCTTCAAAAGATGCGATGCCATTCGATCTACTGAAGAAAAAACTCATGTCAAGATTACAGACGATGGGAATTCGAGTTGCCAAGACATATGAAGAG GAATGGTCTTATATACCTGTTGGGGGATCTTTACCTAATACTGAGCAAAAAAACCTTGCATTTGGTGCAGCTGCAAGCATGGTGCATCCAGCCACTG GCTATTCAGTTGTCAGATCATTGTCAGAGGCCCCAAATTACGCTGCTGTTATTGCAAACATCTTGAAAAGTAGTCAAATGAACGGGATGATTAATTATGGAAGATATACAGAGAACATCTCAATGCAAG CTTGGAAGACCCTGTGGCCTCAAGAAAGGAAACGCCAGAGAGCATTCTTTCTATTTGGACTAGCACTCATTTTACAGCTGGATATCGACGGCATAAGAACATTCTTCCAAACTTTTTTCCGCTTACCCACCTG GATGTGGCAGGGATTTCTTGGTTCTTCTCTATCCTCAGTCGACCTTGTACTATTTGCCTTTTATATGTTTATCATAGCCCCACACCACTTGAGAATGTCCCTTGTAAGACATCTCCTTTCTGATCCAACAGGAGCTACAATGGTAAAAACATATTTAACGGCCTAG